The following proteins come from a genomic window of Pseudomonas putida:
- the urtE gene encoding urea ABC transporter ATP-binding subunit UrtE: MLKIDTLHQYYGGSHILRGLSFEAKVGEVTCLLGRNGVGKTTLLRCLMGLVPARDGSIEWEGKPITAFKPQQRVQAGIAYVPQGREIFPRLTVEENLLMGLSRFPAREAREVPAFIYELFPVLEQMKQRRGGDLSGGQQQQLAIGRALASRPRLLILDEPTEGIQPSVIKEIGAVIRRLAERGDMAILLVEQFYDFAEALADQYLVMARGEIIQRGRGENMQAEGVRGLVTI; the protein is encoded by the coding sequence ATGCTCAAGATCGACACCCTGCACCAGTACTACGGCGGCAGCCACATCCTGCGTGGCCTGTCCTTCGAAGCCAAGGTCGGCGAAGTGACCTGCCTGCTGGGCCGTAACGGCGTGGGCAAGACCACCTTGCTGCGCTGCCTGATGGGCCTGGTGCCCGCCCGCGACGGCAGCATCGAATGGGAAGGCAAGCCGATCACCGCGTTCAAACCACAGCAACGGGTGCAGGCCGGCATCGCCTACGTGCCCCAGGGCCGCGAAATCTTCCCGCGCCTCACCGTCGAGGAAAACCTGCTGATGGGCCTGTCGCGCTTCCCCGCCCGCGAAGCCCGCGAGGTACCGGCCTTCATCTACGAACTGTTCCCTGTGCTGGAGCAGATGAAGCAGCGCCGTGGTGGCGACCTCTCTGGCGGCCAGCAGCAACAGCTGGCCATCGGCCGCGCCCTGGCCAGCCGCCCGCGCCTGCTGATTCTCGACGAGCCGACCGAAGGCATCCAGCCGTCGGTGATCAAGGAGATTGGAGCGGTCATCCGCCGCCTGGCCGAGCGTGGCGACATGGCAATTTTGCTGGTGGAGCAATTCTACGACTTCGCCGAAGCACTGGCTGACCAGTACCTGGTCATGGCCCGCGGCGAAATCATCCAGCGCGGTCGCGGCGAAAACATGCAAGCCGAAGGTGTACGCGGGCTGGTAACCATTTAA
- the urtA gene encoding urea ABC transporter substrate-binding protein, whose translation MKRRSLIKALTLSASIAAMGLSWSIQAAETIKVGILHSLSGTMAISETSLKDMALMTIEQINAKGGVNGKMLEPVVVDPASNWPLFAEKSRQLLTQDKVAVVFGCWTSVSRKSVLPVFEELNGLLFYPVQYEGEEMSPNVFYTGAAPNQQAIPAVEYLMSEDGGSAKRFFLLGTDYVYPRTTNKILRAFLHSKGVADKDIEEVYTPFGHADYQTIVASIKKFSAGGKTAVISTVNGDSNVPFYKELANQGLKATDVPVVAFSVGEEELRGIDTKPLVGHLAAWNYFESVDNPVNQKFVADWKAYAKAKGLPGADKAVTNDPMEATYVGIHMWAQAVEKAKSTDVDKVREALAGQSFEAPSGFTLTMDKTNHHLHKPVMIGEIQDDGQFSVVWETEQPLRAQPWSPFIPGNDKRPDYAVKGN comes from the coding sequence ATGAAGCGTCGCAGTCTGATCAAGGCCCTTACCCTCAGCGCATCGATTGCGGCGATGGGCCTGAGCTGGAGTATCCAGGCCGCCGAGACCATCAAGGTCGGTATCCTGCATTCGCTTTCCGGGACCATGGCCATTTCCGAGACATCGCTCAAGGACATGGCGCTGATGACCATCGAGCAGATCAACGCCAAGGGTGGCGTGAACGGCAAGATGCTGGAACCGGTGGTGGTCGACCCGGCTTCCAACTGGCCGCTGTTCGCTGAAAAGAGCCGCCAACTGCTGACCCAGGACAAAGTGGCCGTGGTGTTCGGCTGCTGGACCTCCGTGTCGCGCAAGTCCGTTCTGCCGGTATTCGAAGAACTCAACGGCCTGCTGTTCTACCCGGTGCAGTACGAGGGCGAAGAAATGTCGCCGAACGTGTTCTACACGGGCGCCGCCCCGAACCAGCAGGCCATCCCGGCCGTGGAATACCTGATGAGCGAGGACGGCGGCAGCGCCAAGCGCTTCTTCCTGTTGGGCACCGACTACGTCTACCCGCGCACCACCAACAAGATCCTGCGCGCATTCCTGCACAGCAAAGGCGTGGCCGACAAGGACATCGAAGAGGTGTACACGCCGTTCGGCCACGCTGATTACCAGACCATTGTCGCCAGCATCAAAAAGTTCTCCGCCGGCGGCAAGACCGCTGTCATTTCCACAGTCAATGGTGACTCCAACGTGCCGTTCTACAAGGAACTGGCCAACCAGGGACTGAAGGCCACCGACGTGCCGGTGGTGGCCTTCTCGGTGGGCGAGGAGGAACTGCGCGGCATCGACACCAAACCGCTGGTGGGCCACCTGGCGGCATGGAACTACTTCGAATCGGTGGATAACCCGGTCAACCAGAAATTTGTCGCCGACTGGAAGGCCTACGCCAAGGCCAAGGGCCTGCCGGGTGCCGACAAGGCCGTGACCAACGACCCCATGGAAGCCACCTACGTAGGCATCCACATGTGGGCGCAAGCGGTGGAAAAAGCCAAGTCCACCGACGTCGACAAGGTGCGTGAAGCGCTTGCCGGGCAGAGCTTCGAGGCACCGTCGGGCTTCACCCTAACCATGGACAAGACCAACCACCACCTGCACAAGCCGGTGATGATCGGCGAGATTCAGGATGACGGGCAGTTCAGCGTAGTGTGGGAAACCGAGCAGCCACTGCGGGCGCAGCCATGGAGCCCGTTCATTCCGGGCAATGACAAGCGGCCAGATTACGCCGTGAAAGGTAACTGA
- the urtB gene encoding urea ABC transporter permease subunit UrtB: MLRLLLTLLLLMPLATHASEGEFFLTAKPAEQARLLEGWAAQPDAARLPLLENLRQGRIATDDTRKVRLNNRLRGLINNALASHQLLSDNSDTRLAAAQQLQKTAKPAQMAFLDRRFASEPDAAVQAALGLALANLQLGASEPAVRLAAVRLLGETGDPLARTRLEALLQPDAERDPGVRTAAETSLAQVKRKLLVGELLGQAFSGLSLGSVLLLAALGLAITFGLLGVINMAHGEMLMLGAYSTYMVQVLLQRFAPGAIEFYPLIALPVAFAVSAGVGMALERTVIRHLYGRPLETLLATWGISLILIQAIRLLFGAQNVEVSNPAWLSGGIQLLPNLVLPYNRLVIIGFALAVVLLTWLLLNRTRLGLNVRAVTQNRNMAACCGVSTGRVDMLAFGLGSGIAGLGGVALSQVGNVGPDLGQSYIIDSFLVVVLGGVGQLAGSLWAAFGLGIANKLLEPQIGAVLGKILILALIILFIQKRPQGLFALKGRVID, translated from the coding sequence ATGCTCAGACTCCTGCTCACACTTCTCCTGCTAATGCCCTTGGCAACCCACGCCAGCGAGGGTGAATTCTTTCTCACCGCCAAGCCCGCCGAGCAGGCCCGCCTGCTCGAAGGCTGGGCGGCGCAACCCGATGCCGCGCGCCTGCCGCTACTGGAAAACCTGCGCCAGGGCCGCATCGCCACCGATGACACGCGCAAGGTACGCCTGAACAACCGCCTGCGCGGCCTGATCAACAACGCCCTGGCTAGCCATCAGTTGCTCAGCGACAACAGCGACACCCGCCTGGCCGCCGCACAACAACTGCAAAAAACCGCAAAACCCGCGCAAATGGCCTTCCTTGACCGGCGCTTCGCCAGCGAGCCGGACGCCGCCGTGCAGGCCGCCCTCGGCCTGGCACTGGCCAACCTGCAACTGGGCGCCAGCGAGCCTGCGGTACGCCTGGCCGCCGTGCGCCTGCTGGGTGAAACCGGCGACCCGCTGGCCCGCACCCGCCTCGAAGCCCTGCTGCAGCCCGATGCGGAACGCGACCCGGGCGTGCGTACAGCCGCCGAAACGAGCCTGGCCCAGGTCAAACGCAAACTGCTGGTAGGCGAACTGCTCGGCCAGGCCTTCAGCGGCCTGTCGCTGGGTTCGGTCCTGCTGCTGGCAGCGCTGGGCCTTGCGATCACCTTCGGCCTGCTCGGGGTGATCAACATGGCCCATGGCGAAATGTTGATGCTCGGCGCCTACAGCACCTACATGGTCCAGGTACTGCTGCAGCGTTTCGCCCCAGGCGCCATCGAGTTCTACCCGCTGATTGCACTGCCGGTGGCGTTTGCTGTCAGTGCCGGGGTAGGCATGGCGCTGGAGCGCACGGTGATCCGCCACCTGTACGGCCGCCCACTGGAAACCCTGCTGGCCACCTGGGGCATCAGCCTGATCCTGATCCAGGCCATCCGCCTGCTTTTCGGTGCGCAGAACGTCGAGGTGAGCAACCCGGCCTGGCTGTCCGGTGGCATCCAGCTGCTGCCCAACCTGGTGCTGCCGTACAACCGCCTGGTCATCATCGGCTTCGCCCTGGCCGTGGTGCTGCTCACCTGGCTGCTGCTCAACCGTACCCGGCTGGGCCTGAACGTGCGCGCAGTCACCCAGAACCGCAACATGGCCGCCTGCTGCGGCGTGTCCACCGGGCGCGTCGACATGCTCGCCTTTGGCCTTGGCTCGGGTATCGCCGGGCTCGGTGGCGTGGCCTTGAGCCAGGTGGGCAATGTCGGCCCGGACCTGGGCCAGAGCTACATCATCGACTCGTTCCTGGTGGTGGTGCTCGGCGGCGTCGGGCAGTTGGCCGGTAGCCTCTGGGCCGCGTTCGGCCTGGGCATCGCCAACAAGCTGCTGGAGCCGCAGATCGGTGCCGTGCTCGGCAAGATCCTCATCCTTGCGTTGATTATTCTGTTCATCCAGAAACGCCCGCAAGGCCTGTTCGCCCTCAAGGGACGGGTAATCGACTGA
- the urtC gene encoding urea ABC transporter permease subunit UrtC produces MNQPLLVTATQKAGPRLTLAIGAVVVLLLVALPLCSLLPADHALQVSAYTLTLVGKILCYAIVALALDLVWGYAGLLSLGHGLFFALGGYAMGMYLMRQAAGDGLPGFMAFLSWTELPWYWAGTQHFAWALCLVVLAPGLLALVFGWFAFRSRIKGVYFSIMTQALTFAGMLLFFRNETGFGGNNGFTSFRTILGFDIAAQGTRAVLFLLTVALLLASLYLCWRLTRSKFGRLLTAVRDAENRMMFCGYDPRGFKLLVWVLSAVLCGLAGALYVPQVGIINPSEMSPTNSIEAAVWVALGGRGTLIGPLLGAGLVNGMKSWFTVAFPEFWLFFLGALFILVTLYLPKGVVGLLKKRSQP; encoded by the coding sequence ATGAACCAGCCACTGCTTGTCACTGCTACGCAAAAGGCCGGCCCGCGCCTGACCCTTGCCATCGGTGCCGTCGTCGTCCTGCTGCTGGTGGCCTTGCCACTGTGCTCACTGCTGCCGGCAGACCACGCCCTGCAGGTGTCGGCCTACACCCTGACCCTGGTCGGCAAGATTCTCTGCTACGCCATCGTCGCCCTGGCCCTGGACCTGGTCTGGGGCTATGCCGGGCTGCTGTCGCTGGGCCATGGCCTGTTCTTCGCCTTGGGCGGCTATGCCATGGGCATGTACCTGATGCGCCAGGCAGCCGGCGACGGCCTGCCCGGGTTCATGGCCTTTCTGTCGTGGACCGAGCTGCCTTGGTACTGGGCCGGTACCCAGCATTTCGCCTGGGCCCTGTGCCTGGTGGTGCTGGCGCCCGGGCTGCTGGCGCTGGTGTTCGGCTGGTTCGCCTTCCGCTCGCGGATCAAGGGCGTGTACTTCTCGATCATGACCCAGGCCCTGACCTTTGCCGGCATGCTGCTGTTCTTCCGCAACGAAACCGGCTTCGGCGGTAACAACGGCTTCACTAGCTTCCGCACCATCCTCGGCTTCGACATTGCGGCCCAAGGCACCCGCGCGGTGTTGTTCCTGCTGACCGTGGCCCTGCTGCTGGCCAGCCTGTACCTGTGCTGGCGCCTGACCCGCAGCAAGTTCGGCCGCCTGCTCACCGCCGTGCGTGACGCTGAAAACCGCATGATGTTCTGTGGCTACGACCCGCGCGGCTTCAAGCTGCTGGTATGGGTACTGAGCGCCGTGCTGTGCGGCCTGGCCGGTGCGCTGTACGTGCCGCAGGTGGGCATCATCAACCCCAGCGAGATGTCGCCGACCAACTCGATCGAAGCCGCCGTCTGGGTAGCCTTGGGCGGGCGCGGCACGCTGATCGGCCCACTGCTCGGTGCCGGTCTGGTCAATGGCATGAAAAGCTGGTTCACCGTGGCCTTCCCCGAGTTCTGGCTGTTCTTCCTCGGCGCGTTGTTCATCCTCGTCACCCTGTACCTGCCCAAGGGCGTGGTCGGCCTGTTGAAGAAAAGGAGCCAGCCATGA
- the urtD gene encoding urea ABC transporter ATP-binding protein UrtD, with amino-acid sequence MRGVPPVHPEFMLEPVFDNLGAGRDAIGLGHSRKAGLDTRHGTVLSLEDISVSFDGFKALNTLNLYIGVGELRCIIGPNGAGKTTMMDVITGKTRPDSGTAYFGDTLDLTRMSEYQIAQAGIGRKFQKPTVFEALTVFENLELALKTDKSVWASLAARLSGDQRQRIEEVLATLRLLPLAQRQAGLLSHGQKQFLEIGMLLVQEPQLLLLDEPVAGMTDAETEFTAELFKGLAGKHSLMVVEHDMGFVGSIADHVTVLHQGSVLAEGSLEQVQADERVVEVYLGR; translated from the coding sequence ATGAGAGGCGTGCCCCCAGTCCACCCGGAATTCATGCTGGAACCGGTATTCGACAACCTCGGTGCCGGGCGCGATGCCATTGGCCTGGGCCACAGCCGCAAGGCCGGCCTCGACACCCGCCACGGTACGGTGCTGAGCCTGGAAGACATCAGCGTCAGCTTCGATGGTTTCAAGGCGCTCAACACGCTGAACCTGTACATCGGGGTGGGCGAGCTGCGCTGCATCATCGGCCCCAACGGCGCCGGCAAGACCACGATGATGGACGTAATCACCGGCAAGACTCGTCCCGACAGCGGCACGGCTTACTTCGGCGATACCCTCGACCTGACCCGCATGAGCGAATACCAGATCGCCCAGGCCGGCATTGGCCGCAAGTTCCAGAAGCCCACAGTGTTCGAGGCGCTGACCGTATTCGAGAACCTGGAACTGGCGCTGAAGACCGACAAGTCGGTATGGGCCAGCCTGGCGGCGCGCCTTAGCGGTGACCAGCGCCAGCGCATCGAGGAAGTGCTGGCCACCTTGCGCCTGCTGCCGCTGGCCCAGCGCCAGGCCGGCTTGCTGTCGCACGGGCAGAAGCAGTTTCTGGAGATCGGCATGCTGCTGGTGCAGGAGCCGCAACTGCTGCTGCTGGATGAACCGGTAGCCGGCATGACCGATGCCGAGACCGAGTTTACCGCCGAGCTGTTCAAGGGCCTGGCCGGCAAGCATTCGCTGATGGTGGTGGAACATGACATGGGCTTTGTCGGCAGTATTGCCGACCATGTGACCGTGCTGCACCAGGGGAGCGTGCTGGCGGAAGGCTCGCTGGAGCAGGTGCAGGCGGATGAGCGGGTGGTCGAGGTGTATCTGGGCCGTTGA